The Synechocystis sp. PCC 7509 genome includes a window with the following:
- a CDS encoding HAD family hydrolase translates to MAEKLQASGDISLIATDMDGTLTQGGKFTPALLQAFADLTAVNIKIIVTTGRSAGWVSGLAAYLPIDGAIAENGGLYYHNGEQLPVLLSSITDLTSHRQQLKGIFQKLQLEFPSIQESADNRFRLTDWTFDVKPLRVEELQQLGQLCIQLGWGFTYSNVQCHIKPLSQDKAAGLIQVLRDYFPQFSLEQVVTVGDSPNDESLFNPSYFKHSVGVANVRDYANQMQHQPTYITNAAEGEGFCELVAYLVKNKLTYLNQ, encoded by the coding sequence ATGGCTGAGAAACTTCAAGCTTCCGGCGATATTAGCTTAATTGCTACCGATATGGATGGGACTTTAACCCAAGGAGGAAAATTTACCCCAGCTTTACTTCAAGCTTTTGCAGATTTAACAGCCGTAAATATTAAAATTATAGTTACAACGGGGCGCTCGGCGGGTTGGGTAAGCGGACTTGCGGCTTATTTACCTATAGATGGTGCGATCGCCGAAAATGGCGGTTTGTACTACCATAATGGGGAGCAATTACCTGTACTCCTAAGCTCCATAACTGATTTAACTAGCCATAGACAGCAGTTAAAGGGGATTTTTCAAAAACTCCAATTAGAATTTCCTTCTATCCAAGAATCGGCGGATAATCGTTTTCGTTTAACGGATTGGACTTTTGATGTAAAACCTTTGCGGGTAGAAGAATTACAACAATTAGGACAATTATGTATTCAATTGGGTTGGGGTTTTACTTACAGCAACGTGCAGTGCCATATTAAACCCCTCAGCCAAGATAAAGCCGCCGGATTAATTCAAGTTTTGCGCGATTATTTTCCGCAATTTAGCTTAGAACAAGTTGTGACCGTCGGCGATAGTCCCAATGATGAAAGCTTATTTAATCCCAGCTATTTCAAGCATTCTGTTGGTGTTGCGAACGTGCGAGACTATGCAAACCAAATGCAGCATCAGCCTACCTACATTACAAACGCCGCCGAAGGGGAGGGATTTTGCGAATTAGTTGCTTATTTAGTCAAAAATAAACTTACATATCTAAACCAATAA
- a CDS encoding DUF4139 domain-containing protein: MERDLVERQVDKKLLGSQRRITYAYRLKVTNLLERAANLKITEQLPVSRNEQIKVRLNRSNPQIQLGEMGVLEWAIALPAQSQQELSYQFTVEHSPDIAIIGLDM; encoded by the coding sequence ATAGAACGAGATTTAGTGGAACGCCAGGTAGACAAAAAGTTGTTAGGTAGCCAACGGCGGATTACTTATGCTTACAGGCTAAAAGTTACAAATTTATTGGAACGAGCTGCAAATCTAAAAATAACTGAGCAATTACCAGTTAGCCGCAACGAACAAATTAAAGTACGTCTCAACCGTAGCAATCCGCAGATTCAATTAGGGGAAATGGGTGTATTAGAATGGGCGATCGCACTACCAGCACAATCTCAGCAAGAATTATCTTATCAATTTACTGTAGAGCATTCACCAGATATTGCAATTATTGGTTTAGATATGTAA
- the tnpA gene encoding IS200/IS605 family transposase: protein MAYKSHSRAVSDLKAHLVLTTKYRRKVINAAMLTRLGEIFEQLCQKWGCEVVEFNGEQDHVHLLFGYYPQMQLSKFVNNLKTVSSLYIRKEFADVVAKEYLQSVFWHSAYFIASCGGVTVEQLKQYVQQQDSMKC, encoded by the coding sequence ATGGCATATAAATCACACTCTAGGGCAGTTTCAGACCTTAAAGCGCATCTAGTGCTTACAACAAAATATCGACGTAAAGTAATTAACGCGGCAATGCTTACCCGCTTGGGCGAGATATTTGAGCAGCTTTGCCAAAAGTGGGGTTGTGAAGTAGTGGAGTTTAACGGCGAACAAGACCACGTGCATTTGTTATTTGGCTACTACCCACAAATGCAATTGTCCAAGTTTGTAAATAATCTCAAAACTGTAAGTAGTCTATATATTCGTAAGGAGTTTGCGGATGTTGTAGCCAAAGAATACTTGCAATCTGTCTTTTGGCATTCTGCTTACTTTATTGCTTCTTGCGGCGGAGTAACGGTAGAGCAGTTAAAGCAATATGTACAACAGCAGGACTCAATGAAGTGTTAA
- a CDS encoding RNA-guided endonuclease InsQ/TnpB family protein — MNISHQYKLLPTQAQKAIMNRWLDMCRAEYNYLLAERFDWWEKNRNDVNSCPLICHLPELKDNPNYYSQKRALVTLKQERPWYKDVHSQVLQDCAKRVKLAFDRFIKGDCNGNRSGKPRFKALNRYRSFTYTQITGGDITGNAINLSKVGKVKLILHRPIPDGFIAKTAIISKKSDGWYVTISLADESVPDIKIDVTPTKENSVALDLGLEKFAALSTGKFIDIPQYFRCSEDKCALLQQKVSTRKKGSRAKKLLNRKVGKLHQKIARQRKQFHFEAAGKILTNADVVFVENLKVRNMSKRAKPKQDETGKFLHNGQAAKSGLNKSIADAGWASFLDILSFKAEKAGQKVVKVDPYGTSQHCSTCLNKVPKDLSERWHSCPSCSLSIDRDTNSAILIKKLGLDVSLSIKRSTRKGREAHAVLS, encoded by the coding sequence ATGAATATATCGCACCAGTACAAATTACTTCCAACCCAAGCGCAAAAAGCCATCATGAATAGATGGCTAGATATGTGCAGAGCGGAATATAACTACTTGCTGGCAGAGCGGTTTGATTGGTGGGAGAAAAACCGAAATGATGTAAATAGTTGTCCTTTAATTTGTCATCTTCCCGAACTAAAAGATAACCCCAACTACTACTCTCAAAAACGCGCTCTAGTTACTTTAAAGCAAGAACGCCCTTGGTATAAAGACGTTCATTCTCAGGTACTTCAAGACTGCGCAAAACGAGTTAAATTAGCTTTTGATAGGTTTATCAAAGGCGATTGTAACGGGAATCGTAGCGGTAAACCACGTTTTAAAGCACTGAATCGTTATAGGTCATTTACCTATACGCAAATAACTGGCGGGGATATTACTGGAAATGCGATTAACTTGTCTAAAGTAGGCAAAGTCAAGTTAATTCTGCATAGACCTATCCCTGATGGATTTATAGCTAAGACTGCTATCATCAGCAAAAAATCTGATGGATGGTATGTAACGATCTCTTTGGCTGACGAATCTGTGCCAGATATCAAAATAGATGTTACCCCCACCAAAGAAAATAGTGTTGCCTTAGACCTAGGGTTAGAGAAATTTGCGGCTTTGAGTACGGGTAAATTTATTGATATACCGCAGTATTTTCGGTGCAGCGAGGATAAATGTGCTTTATTGCAGCAAAAAGTTTCTACCAGAAAAAAAGGTAGCAGGGCAAAGAAGCTATTGAACCGTAAGGTTGGCAAGTTGCACCAAAAGATTGCAAGACAACGCAAGCAGTTTCATTTTGAGGCGGCGGGTAAAATCCTTACGAATGCTGATGTAGTTTTCGTTGAAAATCTGAAAGTTAGAAATATGTCCAAACGCGCCAAACCTAAGCAGGACGAAACGGGCAAGTTTCTGCATAATGGTCAAGCGGCAAAGTCTGGACTGAACAAAAGTATTGCTGATGCTGGATGGGCAAGTTTTCTTGATATTCTATCTTTCAAAGCTGAAAAAGCTGGTCAGAAAGTTGTCAAAGTTGACCCCTACGGAACTTCACAGCATTGCTCAACTTGCCTGAACAAAGTCCCGAAAGACCTATCGGAGCGTTGGCACTCCTGCCCTAGCTGCTCTTTATCAATCGACCGGGATACTAACAGCGCAATTCTAATCAAAAAACTGGGGCTGGATGTCTCCCTCAGTATAAAACGCTCAACTCGCAAGGGGAGAGAAGCCCACGCTGTCCTCTCTTAG